AAATGGGGTATGCCGGCCGGTTATCCGGAAATCAACAATAATCCGGTTCTGGAAGGTTTTTATGCTGACCCGGAGGTCCTCTACTCAAATAAAACAAAAAAATATTATATCTATCCCACCAGCGACGGTTTTGACGGATGGAGCGGAACTTATTTCAAAGCATTTTCTTCTTTAAATTTAAAGGATTGGAGAGATGAAGGCGTTATTCTTGACCTGAAAAAGGATGTTTCCTGGGGCAAGAAATATGCCTGGGCTCCCTGTATCATTGAGAAGAAAATCAACGGGAAATATAAGTATTTCTATTATTTCGTTGCCGATAAGAAAGTCGGTGTGGCGGTTTCCGATAATCCTGCAGGGCCATTTAAGGATTCCGGCCGTCCTGTTGTGGACAGGAAGCCTGCAGGCCAGACACGCGGGCAGGAAATAGACCCTGATGTATTTATGGATCCTAAAACCGGGAAAAATTATCTATACTGGGGCAATACATACATGGCAGTTGCTGAGTTAAATAAAGATATGTTGTCCATAAAGGAAAATACGGTGAAAGTCCTTACTCCTGCCAGATCCTTTGGTGAAGCCACTTATGTTTTTTACCGTAACGGGAAATACTATTACCTCTGGTCAGAAAATGATACCCGTAGTGAGAATTATTGCGTAAAATACGGGATGTCCGATTCTCCGACCGGGCCAATTTCAATACCTGCCAATAATCTTGTAATAGCAAAGGATACGGCACAACATATTTATGGAACCGGCCATAATTCTGTTTTGCAGATACCCGGGAAAGATCAGTGGTATATCGTTTATCACCGTTTCAGTTATCCCAACGGGGTGAAAATGGGCATGCCTGCCGGATTTTACAGGGAAGTGTGCATTGATAAAATGGAATTTAATGAAGATGGAACCATAAAGCAGGTGAAACCTACGCATAAAGGGATTAGTGCGATTAAATAATCTGCTTTACCTGTAATAAAATATCAAACCACAAAGTTCACAAGGATTACAATTAACTTGTATTCTCTGTGAACTTTGTGCCATTCGTGGTCAAACTATATCAAACTATATCAAACCACCTCAAACTATATCAAACTACCTCAAACTACCTCAAACTACCTCAAACTACCTCAGACCACAAAGTCCATAAGGTTCACTATTTTATTTTTCGGTGAAAATTCAAGACTTTGATTTTTTGTGTTTTCTAATCTCATTCTAATATCATTTTAAATTCAGTCTAAGATGCCGGGAATAACTTTGCGTTAAAAATAAGATAGTAATGTTATTCCGGAGATTATCGTTATGCTCATTGTTGCTGTTGACTTTCAATCTTTTTGGCCAGGAAAGTTCTAAGGATACTTTAAAACTTACCCTGAAACAGGCAGAAAATACTTTTATCAGCCAAAATTTATCTTTGCTGGCCCAGAAATATAATATTGATGCAAACAAGGCGCTTATTCTACAGGCAAAACTTTATCCCAACCTGGAAATCAATCTGGTGCAAGGCGCTTATAACCCTGTGACAAAAAAGTGGTTCGAGCAGGATTATCAAAACGGGGAACAGGCTTACCAATTGTCACAATTAATTGTCCTTTCGCATAAAATCAAGAAACAGACAAAAATTGCTGAAACAAATTACAAACTGGCCGAAGATAATTTTTATGATTTGTTGAGGACCTTAAAATTTGCTTTGCGAAGCAACTTTTATAATATTTATTACCTGCAACAGACCTCAAAAGTTTATGACCAGGAAATTACCGCTTTGCAAAATGTCGTAAATTCTTACGACAAGGTAAAAGATAAGGGATATGTTTCAAAATCGGATTTGGTTCTGGTTCAGGCTCAGCTATATTCTTTAAAAAGTGAATACCAGAATCTGATTGAAAACATAAACGATCTGCAAAGTCAGACCAGGC
The Bacteroidota bacterium DNA segment above includes these coding regions:
- a CDS encoding family 43 glycosylhydrolase produces the protein MAQVPPEVAEKDQVAYLFVYFTGNNVEDESVHFAISKDGYNYLALNNNQPVLDSRKISSTGGIRDPHILRGQDGKTFYMVATDMTSNKGWDSNRAMVLLKSTDLVNWSSTVVNIQKKYPGNEDLKRVWAPQTIYDAAAGKYMIYWAMKNGDNPDKIYYAYANPDFTDLEGKPKQLFFPSNGKSCIDADIILKDGVYHLFYKTEGYGNGIKQAVTSSVTSGKWDEMPDYMQQTKDAVEGSCVFKLSNSNKYILMYDVYMKGKYQFTQSTTLDSFKVVDNQISMNFHPRHGTVMAITKNELKALVAKWGMPAGYPEINNNPVLEGFYADPEVLYSNKTKKYYIYPTSDGFDGWSGTYFKAFSSLNLKDWRDEGVILDLKKDVSWGKKYAWAPCIIEKKINGKYKYFYYFVADKKVGVAVSDNPAGPFKDSGRPVVDRKPAGQTRGQEIDPDVFMDPKTGKNYLYWGNTYMAVAELNKDMLSIKENTVKVLTPARSFGEATYVFYRNGKYYYLWSENDTRSENYCVKYGMSDSPTGPISIPANNLVIAKDTAQHIYGTGHNSVLQIPGKDQWYIVYHRFSYPNGVKMGMPAGFYREVCIDKMEFNEDGTIKQVKPTHKGISAIK
- a CDS encoding TolC family protein is translated as MLFRRLSLCSLLLLTFNLFGQESSKDTLKLTLKQAENTFISQNLSLLAQKYNIDANKALILQAKLYPNLEINLVQGAYNPVTKKWFEQDYQNGEQAYQLSQLIVLSHKIKKQTKIAETNYKLAEDNFYDLLRTLKFALRSNFYNIYYLQQTSKVYDQEITALQNVVNSYDKVKDKGYVSKSDLVLVQAQLYSLKSEYQNLIENINDLQSQTRLVLQLPSKTYIQPFVDPEIAKESPFEYTLKSLLDSAYQNRTDLLIAQDNVTLSQQNLDYQKALAVPDITLGAGFDRHGGFVSNFSEVSVGFAIPIFNRNQGNIKNSKIL